Proteins found in one Actinomycetota bacterium genomic segment:
- a CDS encoding WhiB family transcriptional regulator, whose protein sequence is MGPIPVEIQPWYERAACLDKDADCFFPEKGGSTRAAKRICQTCTVQTECLEYALANDERFGIWGGLSERERRRLKRRAS, encoded by the coding sequence ATGGGCCCCATCCCCGTCGAGATCCAGCCCTGGTACGAGCGGGCGGCCTGCCTGGACAAGGACGCCGACTGCTTCTTTCCGGAGAAGGGCGGCTCCACCCGCGCGGCCAAGCGCATCTGCCAGACCTGCACCGTGCAGACCGAGTGCCTCGAGTACGCGCTGGCCAACGACGAGCGGTTCGGGATCTGGGGCGGCCTGTCCGAGCGCGAGCGCCGCCGGCTCAAGCGCCGCGCCTCCTGA